The Topomyia yanbarensis strain Yona2022 chromosome 3, ASM3024719v1, whole genome shotgun sequence nucleotide sequence GTGTCCGTGATTCAACCATCCCAAAAGCAGCAAGCAATCTCTATTCCAGTGCTTATTGCCAAGATTGCACAAGTTCAGCAGCAGCACCACCTTCAACAATAACAGCAGAAAATTTTCCTAGGCGACAACCATCATCCTACAGGTCGGTAATAATAACTTTCAAACGACGGTTCTACCTCAGGGTTTGACGCTAATTAAACAATCTGGACCGCAACTAGTGCAAACGATCCAAACCAATCAACGAAAACGTAGATGATCATTGGCCAACAGCAGAAACAACTACAAAACAGAATTATCACCCAAATTCAGCCTTAAAACCCGAACGTAAATTCTATTTGCTTTAAACACTTAAAATCctgatgaagaagaaatgctaatgttattacgcgcacacataccttctatgtgtcaactgtataaactatgtatgcacacacataagttataatGCAACATATtatgtgcgtattgttatagaatcaagttttatgtgccttatagttatgaaatgtgaatgtaagattaatatggAAACGGAAGAGAGGCATCACATTTTGATCAAAGCGTAGGCTTCCATAAATTTCCGCCGGATTTGAAGTTGCGAAAAGTTTGGAGGGAATTCGTTGGCGTAGCCGTCTCCAAGTTTTGCTGGCGGAGAAAATATATCTACCCGGAACACTTCTTGCACTCGAGCTGATCGAGGAAAACGGTACGACGAAACTACTAGACGGAGGTGAgttgcatttttttcttatggAGTGTTTAGACTATTTATTTTAGCTGTCCCAATGGTATTCGTCCCCCGATGGAGACGATGAAGATGCATTTTTTGAACGTGAGGATATTATGATCTCTAATGATTCAATTCAGCATGATATTATAAGTGGCACGGTCGAATAAGAAGAAGAACTACAATCATTGTTCTGTCGTATTTGTCTCAGAAAGCGGTCCGACTAAATGCCGTTAATTCAGATCCAAACTACATAATGCTACGCTAACTGATACTATCTACACTAGCGCTGTTCTTGAAAAGTTAAACGGATGTGTAAGTTCCCGCAAAAATCTATACTAGCTGTATTGCTAAGTAGGATCAGGCATTTAATGTGAGCATAGAgctggttaacaacaagaaaatgaaaaatctgCTCAGAGTTAGGTTTATCATTACCATTTCTATGATAAACATTATTTCCGTGGGCTTGGCGGTGGACTCCACACTACAATTTTTTATGCTTAGAGATTTGTAGCTTGGATACCTTGGAATCTGGTGGTCCATAGAATCTAATAGCAACACGGCGCGTGCTTCAGGTGGTGAATAGAAGCAAAGGCATGCCCCGACGACTGGTAGATCGAATTATTTTTGCAGTCAATTCAACTAGATCCAGACCGATGCAGTATCCTATGGTTGTTGGTTCATTACATATAATCCAAATTAAACATCACTCCATTTCAACATTGCATTAAAACCTAAATGAATTAGCCAAAGTATTGGGAACATACAAATTCAAACCCATATCTAAAGTAAACATCATACAATTGCACAATGTATTAAATTTAAAACTATCTAAGTATTGGGACCTTATCAATTCAAATGTTGAAAATCTACCTAGTAATTCTGAAGAACCATCATCCACGCGAACCAAACCGTCAAATAAACTTGCTATGTTCCCATATATAAGCaactttcttttcttctacttcattggtctgtttttgttttacttcCATTAGTTTGCTAATACCTACTACCAAAAAATATTAGTCAATTAATACGCTTCTACTTAAtctcttttcatattttttttcttttaatttaatgttatttttccctttattactatatctcaaGTTAGATTCATAATAACacacactaacacaatcaattgcatattctttcATATACACAGCAACCAGAGCAAATACCAATCCACACATAacccaacagcagcaacaaggTACCATGGTCATCATCCAGCATCAGAACGCGATGGTAGTGAATCAACAGTTAGCACAACAGCAAGGTAGCTTGGAAAGAACTTTCTGTCGGTAAGTTTCTACCACCAACATCCCTTCACCAAGCTTTCCTTTGCATATCTAGATGTCCTTGTCGattcacagaaaaaaaacataatgAAAGCGCACATATTCAAACGAGGCAAACGTATGACTCGTTTGGAAAAAGCGCATGTCATCTGTTTCATGGCGTGTAATCGGGACAACCCTCGAACTAATCCGGAAAATGTCACCGTTAAGCTGATCGAGAGCCAGGTAATGTCGCAAACCAGTTCAATATTGATCAACCTGACCAACAAATCGTACTGATTTTCGCTCCTTCGCGTAGAAAATGGTTCTGCAGGTAGACGACACGTATACGTTGCGTCTGCCCCAGTCGTTCTTTATTGTTTTCGGAAGAATTTTGTTTAGTGTTCCGGTGCATGGTAAATGAAGCCTCTGAatctgaaaataaaatttaatttaatacattttatcattactattttatttatttattaatgtatttaatttgtatttagcTGCTTGGTTTTTGAATTTAATAACTTATTGAcatattatttaatttgtttgtttataaaTATCTATTTACAATTTCAAGTTAGGAATTAGTAttctattaatttattaatttgtttatttaaaaacgtacccgaatagaaatgcacaataacaaaactataattttcacTATAACAGTACAACAATTTTTCTTTAGTTTACAGTAAACTCTAATGTTGTACTACaatacaaaaagaataaacagcAAAATTCAATATGAAATcaacttttacagtaaaaaggttgtgtatcttaacatttaaataaatcgattttgtcTATGCATGTTTCTTAGTAACAGAAACAATTTACTGCATAATTGTATACTGTAATTTactgtatcatttttattgaatagtaaaattatttgttttatgaacttttattgtaaatctactggaaTAACTCTAAATAACCATAAAAACTATTGTCCTACGATTGTTTTTATGGTAAATGCGGATGTTAAATTATATTGGGGTATGCAATATTGAATTATTTGCTTAATAATTTAATACTTCTTCAATTTATGATAATTTGATActattttatttaataatttatagtttaataattttaaaaatattaatttaattttttaattctttttagATCTCATGAAGCACACTATACAATCCTTAAGCAAATAAGAACCTTTTATTTGTAAATACTTCCAGCGTTCAGTTTTCGTCACCATACGTACATCCCAACAAAAATGCAACACCTAATGGGTTTATACTTACTGCATTTTACTTTATTTCTGCGATACTAAGACTTCCATAAATTATTGCCGTTGGGTCCATTCAACTGCAAATTCGATACTGAGTATAGTATACCTGTATAAAAGATTAGGTTTTGGAAGAGAACGAGTTTACTATAGCATACTACGATGACATTCAATTTACAACACTTTGTAACgtagttttcaaattttgatgtAGGGTGTCGAGCTCATTTCAACCCTTTAAGGCTAGAACCCCTGAGCCATTGATACCAGAAATAAAAACGAAATATTCTCATCTAAAGAATTCATATAATGTTATATCTTCACTATCGTTTGTATTCGCATGTTATCTCTAAGGAAAAAATCTTGTTGAACGTTGAAGCAAACTCTCCACCAAGGATGCATTTCTGTACACGTGAAATTAGTGCGTTTTCAAAGTTTTGCGTTTCTAGCGGATATTACAGACGAAAAATAAACATGGCATTCATTGTAATCAGAAATGCAGATAAATTCAATAATAACGACAAATAATTATGTACATAATAAACTGAAAACCGAATTCATGTTGGGTATCATATCATCATTTGGGTTCTTCTGGTCAACAGGGAGTGATGGAGATGGTGCAAGTACTGGAGAATTCTTTTCTATCACCACTTGATGACGCAGACGTCATACTGACAGTTTGCGTTGAAGGCACTTGTTTGAAGCTAACGGTGTTCTCCGATATTACGCGGCCGCTGATGTTCCCGCTTTTAGCGACGTTACCGGTAGTTGGTGCGATTTTGAACCAAGTCGTAATATATGCTGAAGTTAATATTGATCGATGTGTGCAGCTGTTGCTGATGAGTGCGATGTTGGCTTTGTAGAGTGCGACTGCAGCGGCTCTGTTGACGTTATCGGCAGTTTTATTTGAACAAGTTGAGATTGATGAGCTATTGGCTGCGACGATTGCAGCATCTCCAGTGATACTATTTGTGAGGTTCGGTTTTTGTAGGTGATCTAAAATTCCAAACTGGTTTAGTATGTATGAAGCTTAATGCCCAGTTTACATTACTGTTTGTTGCCATCTGTTGATGTCAGCACGCTGGCAGCCGGAATGCTACCAGCATAATGGGTACGTTTGCCAGCAGCTGGTACCAGGCTGCCCGCATGCTGGCATCAGCAGATGGCAACAAGCAGTAATGTAAACTGGGCATTGGCCATTAATGCCAACGCTACATAAAGCACAATCCACAGTTTTCCTATTCGGTTAAATGCAAATCAGCACAGTGCACGGACACCTATACCACATATTTTATACGCGCGTTTTTGCACTTTTCCGGCAGTCTCTTCACTGAATCGAATAGGAAGGATGTGAATATTGCTTAAATCTTTTGGTATAGTCTAGCATGCCACATCGTTGGTAATTAAGAAAACATACCATATATTTGTTTCTGTTGAACACCGTACTGTTGCTTGATTTTGATGCCAGCTGCTGCccagttaaacccattccagaaccggttcggaattctgAGTGAAGTCAGTATgaattcggaatcggttgttgcatttgaagaATCCAAACTGACCccattcagaattccgaatggtttgaccgggtgatttttatttctattggcaTTACACACAACTGCTACATTAATTTTGTAATTGTCGTTGTGATTGATGCTACCGGTGCGCCGCGCTACTGTGCGGACTagataaaaatgttaaaaattgacTCACGGCTCTATCTGACATCAGTACTACTGCCAGAATCACCCAGCGAGATTTCCTTGTAAAGATTCAAGCTGTTTGTGGGATTCAATGTTCGTTTCAAGTTGTTGATTTGCGATTGTGACGCCAGTACTAGCGTAAATTACTAGCACTAGCTGAAAAGAAAAACTATGTCGATGATTGCCGAAGAAACATCTGCCTATTTAGCATCAATGTCCTTGGTATTTTTGGTCAGATCGCGCACTATATCAAACTTTTATGAATTATTGATGAACTGTTTCGTGTGGCGAGACATTTACGATTCCGAATTCCGTTTAAAAGAGGCCAATATTATAAACGCCTTCCATTTTCTACTGACAATCGTCACATTACACAGTGCTTATAGAGCATGCACAAGTATTTATTTAATTGTACGATTATCGTTCAGAAtaaattcaaattgcaaaacaaaatataaacaaCAGCTGATGTGTGCCAGAAGCGACATCTGACAATAAACATGCAAATACTAatctgtcaaaatttcgcgatCGACATTCCGCACggaagaatgaaaaatatttcgcgacctcatttcgcaagaggtgcatacttagcttaagaacggaacactcttacttttaccaatattttttttctgtgtgtatgacctatttcccgaactgtaaactagcctttatgtgaagactacatattaagaagacttatctctttccttcccccatacaaacgagaagcgaaagAGATTACTCGGAGATTACAtcgcctctattggaggaaggtaggaaacttaatgtaaaagtgtaaatgtgtgtgtgcatcactatggagaGTACCACTttcacccgcaagtggcgttgctgttactgtctccagattctagacagagttgccagtcttcttgatttGCAGATTTCGctttatggcacgtaaaaaacTTGATAgctttttttctcagtgtagacAGGTTCTAAAgtctacacggttaaataaaacaacctgcagaataagttcttttaacttacttttgagttgtgcgtcgctttcgcacttatcaGTGTAGTCAAAAACAGAACGAGAGATTcgacccagttaagctcagccggaagtgaactggaattctggctggttccagatcgtattccggctccagtgacacaaccgattctaactagaatcggttgtgtcactggagccggtgcacgaactggaaccagtcagaattccagttcatttccggctgaacgtTACTGgggactcagtcgaggtcttctgtggaggaaggtacttttgagttgtttggggtatactcaaaattaggtaaattcaacttaaatttgagtataaaaaaaagatgggtgggtaatgtctgcgacataaccggagagatgtagaatacataaagaacacgttcttcaaatatgttgatactcattggaattttcggacaaaaggtgatttgggcgaggaatatttcaaattattctttacaaaaatgatggtggtcctgaaaaggaccggttttgttggccttggtgagggagatggctaacgatgaaattaattgttagcatgaggaagtcgcgtagtactggccaatggaagaacagataataattgattcctgaaaatcaatttttctttattcatgtaaattatacatacttacaaatctaatagaagattcctggtcatatttctgaatcattagtgcgaacattgtgtaatttggttaagtacaatgaaagttacaaactttccaaactcgaccttctgttccttcagaaatattgaaatggggtgtctatattaaaccgttagtcgtggtcacaataaaaaagatgggtgggtaatgtctgcgacataaccggagtgtcgtaactacacttgtgacgttaatccaaatctaatgatatgcaacgaaattacgtttgcatgtgaaattttcaaatgattcgttataattatggttaaaaattctaattggaaattcttttccatcaccaactatttttcttttttcgaatctacagcattctttgaaaatattgttgaaatgttattgatgaaaaactgaaaatgcgtttggcaacactgctcactaaatggatggtgggaagacgcacattcgttttgattatgctagtattagtagcagaaaagaaagaaaaggcgcatggcccgaaaacgagcaagcgagagagcgatagtagttcgtattcgctctactaaactaaaaaaaaattaaagggttgtgtacaggacacgaccacggtgacattaaaaatgtagattttttcaagagcgtgcaaatgaattttatctatcacacatatcgacacacgttcttgttcactcgcctgttttcatatgttacaatttgctatatacgctccccattaaaacataatttattgaaggtcatttaacggtaatctattaattaatcaagtacctcactaggtgattggcattatttcgctgatccatctagtaaaaataggctggtctgtccagaaaatatattcaaaaggaaaattccatattgagaactgtgatgaggaagcccacgcccgccaacggaaatatacagattctccatgaaatattaaatttcattttccatttaaattttcaataatgtactaataaacttaagtaaacaatcttaagtttacgtatttcttgatcgattagtggtggaaaaaatgaaattatttgataaattacattgttatgcaacgttcgcactaccagttaaaacaggtttttatgctatcttggtgacatttttcatgttgctaattattaaaacgtgttataactctgtagtgtaaacattgtatcattaaaccaattctgcagcgttttatgttatataggtgttttatgtggtaataggactgacataattatatcttcagtacagtggtttgttttataatttaaaacagatttattttaaaattaaattagtatacccaaccgttctatttgttgtatactttaaaacgcaattagaactgtgttttgaatacatagggtaggacagatattctgactggataaactgggaaaacaattttgtccagtaacgcttaagacatggcttgaatttgaatcgaaaaagaacacccgcttaaactgctgctgggacggtaagttctgttttaaaattttccgttgtgtacagtacgaaacaaaagtgtttgaaattagaaaacaaaaagttctgctgggaatgtgatggTTTCCgttgcaattacactcagatttttcacgcaggggatacaggccgtgtaaatgaaaaccgcgtaaatttaaaaaaaaacgcgttaatgaaaaccgcgtaaatttcaaaatccgcgtaaaaaaatctgagtgtactctcctatataaaatactacgctgctgaacagtccaataactacagaagcacgttgtcagatgccttactgataaaaaacatataaccgaaatatgaaacatgaaaaccaataggctctttaccctacgcagctacaaagcgccgtaaacatggattaacaagttacaacgcacacgcatgcataaaaataaatatatttttttcaaacgcaacactcttaagcagcacacaccgtattgaattaaatccaaaccaccccgcccacccactttgcaaatcattctgtgacaccgtgctggtagtACCAgcctggtacccgaaaaatccgcacacggccaccgctgccgacaatgcatagcgtctaccgcttattgtagtgcccagacgctgcagccatgatcttacccgttcgacataagaacaaaaactgattcaaacgggtacgcgtcacctctatttacaAACTagccgtatatggtttagtcacttaggtgcgagtgtgtgcaaatgccaacgttaccgaaaatcgatagcgcttattgcatcgcccggagacgatgttgctcgtgtgggataagagcaacaactgatttaaacggacatgcgttgcttctatttatgacttttcgtgtttcattgagcaactaagctgctctctcttgacggctgtgtctgagaaatctgcctcacgaatggtaattttcttgtttttcgtgaactttttaattttaccaatttccaaaagtctacttttattggggagatattaaattattaccaatgtttaagttaggtgtttctgaatcggttggtgtatgagtgattaaaatccatctagtaatatcggagttataagcgtgcaaaccttacatagtttcgttacatgggagatagtttagattttagaatgacacctagccccagatagtggagtaagacatttttaacgtaaaaagaacacccgcttcaactgctgctgggacggtaagttctgttttaaaattttccgttgtgtgcagtacgaaacaaaagtgtttgaaattagaaaacaaaaagttctgctgggaatgtgattgtttccgatgcaattacactcagatttttcacgcaggggatacaggccgtgtaaatgaaaaccgcataaatttaaaaaaaacgccttaatgaaaaccgcgtaattttcaaaatccgcgtaaaaaacctgagtgtactctcctatataaaatactacgctgctgaacagtgcaataactacagaagcacgtt carries:
- the LOC131687950 gene encoding uncharacterized protein LOC131687950, yielding MEKKWVSVQEKLQLDVVQKLMRGVKRNVRAGDVISDSGNRSYTQKKNIGKIRTVARRTGSINHNDNYKINVAVVCNANRNKNHPVKPFGILNGVSLDSSNATTDSEFILTSLRIPNRFWNGFNWAAAGIKIKQQYGVQQKQIYDHLQKPNLTNSITGDAAIVAANSSSISTCSNKTADNVNRAAAVALYKANIALISNSCTHRSILTSAYITTWFKIAPTTGNVAKSGNISGRVISENTVSFKQVPSTQTVSMTSASSSGDRKEFSSTCTISITPC